From Sodalis glossinidius str. 'morsitans', the proteins below share one genomic window:
- a CDS encoding 5-oxoproline transporter, DUF979 family subunit, producing the protein MTILDALYLLVGIMFAATAIINLRDSLNSKRWKSAGFWGINAIIFIFGRYLPPLANRILVIVMVLLAGLGGLGRSGKPETSLEQREVRASRFGNRLFIPMLLIPLVTMLGTFAFKSLTWNGALLIPAGSSTLAPLAAGHDAGNGAGGRRKPLVWRRSRLSGLGAGGG; encoded by the coding sequence ATGACAATTCTGGACGCGCTTTATTTGTTGGTGGGCATTATGTTTGCCGCCACAGCAATAATCAACCTGCGTGATAGTTTAAATTCCAAACGCTGGAAAAGTGCCGGTTTTTGGGGCATCAATGCGATTATTTTTATTTTTGGCAGATATTTACCACCGCTGGCAAATAGAATACTGGTCATTGTCATGGTATTGCTCGCGGGGCTCGGCGGACTTGGTCGCAGCGGCAAACCTGAAACGTCCCTGGAGCAGCGAGAAGTACGCGCCAGCCGCTTTGGCAACCGGTTATTTATTCCGATGTTGCTGATTCCGCTGGTGACAATGCTCGGCACCTTTGCCTTCAAGAGCCTGACCTGGAACGGCGCGCTGCTGATACCCGCCGGATCCTCCACGCTGGCGCCGCTGGCGGCAGGACACGACGCTGGAAACGGTGCTGGTGGAAGGCGCAAACCGCTGGTTTGGCGGCGATCGCGCCTGTCAGGCCTGGGAGCCGGCGGGGGATGA
- a CDS encoding TerC family protein has product MHTVGNTLLWGSFAVVVIIMLAVDLMMQGRAGDKPPSMKQAALWSLLWVALALVFNVLFWAYLLHTESRVVAYSQALAFLTGYLLEKTLAADNVFVWLMLFSYFAVPLSLQRRLLTWGILGAIGLRAVMVFAGSWLISEFQWWLYVFGAFLLFTGVKMALPGHDEQDIGKRPLVRWLYYHLRVTNELHGERFFIRRKGLLFATPLLLALIMVEFSDVIFSLDSIPAIFAVTTDPFIVLTSNLFAILGLRAMYFLLANVAERFSLLKYGLAVILVFIGIKMLIVDFIHIPVAVSLAMVAVTLTVTLLLNAWVNRRQSRIRQE; this is encoded by the coding sequence ATGCATACCGTCGGAAATACCTTGCTGTGGGGCAGCTTCGCTGTCGTTGTGATTATCATGCTGGCCGTGGATCTTATGATGCAGGGCCGGGCCGGCGATAAACCGCCGTCGATGAAACAGGCGGCGCTGTGGTCGCTGCTATGGGTCGCGTTGGCACTGGTGTTCAACGTCCTGTTTTGGGCCTATTTACTGCATACCGAAAGCCGGGTGGTGGCCTATAGTCAGGCGCTGGCGTTTCTTACCGGCTATTTGCTGGAAAAAACCCTGGCGGCCGACAATGTGTTTGTCTGGCTGATGCTGTTTAGCTATTTTGCCGTACCGCTGTCGCTGCAGCGCCGCCTGCTGACCTGGGGCATCCTGGGCGCTATCGGGCTACGGGCCGTCATGGTGTTTGCCGGCAGTTGGCTTATCAGCGAGTTTCAGTGGTGGCTCTACGTGTTTGGCGCGTTTTTGCTGTTCACCGGCGTCAAAATGGCCCTGCCCGGCCATGACGAACAGGATATTGGCAAACGTCCGCTGGTGCGCTGGCTGTACTATCACCTTCGGGTGACCAATGAGCTGCACGGCGAGCGCTTTTTTATCCGCCGCAAAGGACTGCTGTTCGCCACGCCGCTGCTGCTGGCGCTGATAATGGTGGAGTTCAGCGACGTCATTTTTTCCCTGGACAGCATACCGGCGATTTTCGCCGTCACGACCGATCCGTTTATCGTGCTGACCTCAAATTTGTTTGCCATCCTCGGCCTGCGGGCGATGTATTTCCTTTTAGCGAATGTGGCCGAGCGTTTCTCGCTGCTTAAATATGGCTTGGCGGTGATTTTGGTGTTTATCGGCATCAAGATGCTCATCGTGGATTTCATCCATATCCCGGTCGCCGTTTCCCTGGCCATGGTGGCGGTCACGCTGACCGTGACGCTGCTGCTGAATGCCTGGGTCAACCGCCGGCAATCACGTATCAGGCAGGAATAG
- a CDS encoding glutamine amidotransferase-related protein — protein sequence MFIEAGEVHDARVEVVYLPGGMELGTHTIELLPAAADDALLTALPRCFDANLVHSHSVLTLPPGATVLGRSAHDPHQILRYRPNVISTQFHPEFNAPVMHSYLARMMTQEPERSDHYQQLEEQIAATPRSQGLLARFVHHCLNGAVMILTVAFFYINVAYSKGE from the coding sequence ATGTTCATTGAGGCCGGCGAAGTCCACGACGCGCGCGTCGAGGTGGTCTATCTGCCCGGCGGCATGGAACTGGGCACCCACACTATCGAATTGCTGCCGGCGGCGGCAGATGACGCGCTGTTAACCGCGTTGCCCCGCTGTTTCGACGCCAATCTGGTCCACTCTCATTCAGTACTTACTTTGCCTCCAGGTGCTACCGTGCTTGGCCGCTCCGCACATGATCCTCATCAAATCCTGCGCTATCGGCCCAACGTTATCAGCACCCAGTTTCATCCGGAATTTAACGCGCCGGTCATGCACAGCTACCTGGCGCGCATGATGACGCAGGAGCCGGAACGGAGCGATCATTACCAGCAACTGGAGGAGCAAATCGCCGCCACGCCCCGCAGTCAGGGTCTGCTGGCGCGTTTTGTCCATCACTGTCTTAACGGTGCTGTTATGATATTGACGGTTGCATTTTTTTACATTAACGTAGCTTATAGCAAAGGTGAGTAA
- a CDS encoding phage repressor protein CI, with product MNTVKRLIENSSGIRHHSLLTKRKNKPLKLNVNISYANNNLQGIMYLCGNHAMLTINFKAGGGAVLDRIIQAYGFDTKIEYCKHLGITASNLSMRYKRDLYPSDLVVKCLVDTGVRLEWLTGGQGDMFAGPNARNQSQQQTLEVPAKHLLRGEIYDAGTFYLDIGWFKPERDIPVRPGMLMDGAKRYIVDYQFNEVNDGRWLTEIEGRLMVRDLFRIPIGRVKVCGGEMPFECGLQDIRIIAQVILSCV from the coding sequence TTGAACACTGTAAAGCGGTTAATTGAAAATTCTAGCGGCATAAGGCATCATTCTTTATTAACAAAAAGGAAGAATAAACCGTTAAAATTAAACGTTAATATTAGTTATGCCAATAATAATTTACAAGGAATAATGTATCTTTGCGGAAACCATGCTATGTTAACTATAAATTTTAAAGCAGGAGGCGGTGCGGTCCTGGACAGAATTATCCAAGCCTATGGTTTTGATACTAAAATTGAGTATTGCAAGCACCTCGGTATCACGGCCAGCAATCTTTCCATGCGCTATAAAAGAGATTTATACCCTTCCGATTTAGTGGTCAAGTGCCTGGTGGATACCGGTGTCCGGCTGGAATGGCTCACCGGTGGTCAGGGAGATATGTTTGCCGGTCCGAACGCGCGCAATCAAAGTCAGCAGCAAACACTGGAGGTGCCGGCAAAGCACCTTCTTAGAGGTGAAATCTATGACGCCGGGACATTTTACCTTGATATCGGTTGGTTTAAACCCGAGCGGGATATCCCCGTCCGACCCGGCATGCTAATGGATGGGGCTAAACGCTATATTGTCGATTATCAGTTCAATGAAGTGAACGACGGCCGCTGGTTAACAGAAATTGAAGGCCGTCTGATGGTTCGCGATCTGTTTCGCATCCCGATCGGTCGGGTGAAAGTATGTGGGGGAGAAATGCCCTTTGAATGCGGTTTACAAGACATTCGCATCATTGCCCAAGTGATATTGAGCTGTGTATAA
- a CDS encoding ogr/Delta-like zinc finger family protein, producing MMHCPLCKSSAHTRSSRYLSETTKERYHQCTNINCGHTFKTLESITGSIVKPGVVAAVVPHECVSTD from the coding sequence ATGATGCACTGCCCCCTCTGCAAATCTTCAGCCCATACGCGTTCCAGTCGTTATTTGAGCGAAACAACGAAGGAACGTTATCATCAATGTACTAATATCAACTGTGGGCATACCTTTAAAACCTTGGAGAGTATTACCGGATCTATCGTCAAGCCAGGCGTGGTGGCCGCAGTGGTACCGCACGAATGTGTTAGCACGGACTAG
- a CDS encoding glycosyltransferase family 9 protein, with product MHILRHLNRAKNAALRQLKFKGLNAWLNMTCRPQAWAPDKIKRILLLRLDDKIGDMVITTGTARQLADKGYHISVLTGPVCEALLAYSDAVHHTYRYDKRMSLSVLRQQRFDVVIDFDDVRNYERLRLLHRLAPRYVIGFNKSGSARYAPQLVWRDSERHITERHRAVLALFNLLPAPFRYSLGRDPSAVDALAPYLSRPSDEWIIAINPFTGSEDKDFSREQVAGLIAHLRRRNVRFRVLLIGRGDLLRRWELADAAFIVDSTINTAVEIVRSADLVVSPDTSIVHMACAFNTPLVAIYNTRRLKDSGLVGYNIWAPHYDNAVQLVIDQPSVSDLPLDALCLAVDDKLADITRQRRNGELTRCRAATSAEDYRQR from the coding sequence ATGCACATCCTGAGACACCTTAACCGCGCCAAGAATGCGGCGCTGCGCCAGCTCAAATTCAAAGGACTGAACGCGTGGCTGAACATGACATGCCGTCCGCAGGCATGGGCACCGGACAAGATCAAACGGATCCTGTTGTTACGCCTGGACGATAAAATCGGCGATATGGTCATCACGACAGGCACCGCCCGACAACTGGCTGATAAGGGGTATCACATTTCGGTTCTTACCGGCCCTGTGTGCGAGGCGTTACTGGCGTACAGCGATGCAGTACACCACACCTATCGCTACGATAAGCGGATGTCGCTGAGCGTTCTGCGTCAGCAGCGTTTTGACGTGGTCATCGATTTTGACGACGTGCGGAATTACGAAAGACTACGGCTCTTGCATCGTTTGGCGCCGCGCTATGTAATCGGTTTCAATAAATCGGGTTCGGCGCGCTATGCGCCTCAGCTGGTTTGGCGGGATAGTGAACGTCATATTACTGAACGCCACCGGGCGGTGCTGGCGCTGTTTAACCTGCTGCCGGCGCCGTTTCGCTATTCGCTCGGACGCGATCCCTCAGCCGTCGACGCGTTAGCGCCTTACTTATCCCGTCCCTCCGACGAATGGATCATCGCCATTAATCCTTTCACCGGGTCTGAAGATAAAGATTTTTCCCGTGAACAGGTGGCAGGGTTGATTGCCCATTTGCGGCGGCGCAACGTGCGTTTTCGCGTGCTGTTGATAGGTCGCGGCGATTTGCTGCGGCGGTGGGAGTTAGCTGATGCGGCATTTATCGTCGACAGCACCATCAACACGGCGGTAGAGATCGTGCGCAGCGCCGATCTGGTCGTCAGTCCCGATACTTCAATTGTGCATATGGCCTGCGCCTTTAACACGCCCTTGGTGGCGATATACAATACGCGGCGGCTTAAAGATAGTGGGCTGGTAGGCTATAACATCTGGGCACCCCATTACGACAATGCGGTGCAGTTGGTCATCGATCAACCGAGTGTAAGCGACTTACCGCTAGACGCATTATGCTTGGCGGTGGATGACAAGCTGGCCGACATCACCCGCCAGCGCCGTAATGGGGAATTAACCCGGTGCCGCGCGGCTACCAGCGCTGAAGACTACCGCCAACGGTAA
- a CDS encoding O-antigen ligase family protein, with protein MSMLLIKKYSRLENVTLIMFTAFLFFSTLFCNVTKVNNLFHLSCGLLLLSLLFRGQLYRDAQQDRVTLRGLGLIALMAVYFALSNIWGGDAGETISTLTHGVYLIIFTLLGSLALQNISRHTLMVAAIAGVTVLSVFTIATDASKVIYLRKVSEFNPGPDNVIDLAGYCAIAIMLSMIIARERRRVGYLLLAVIPAVMLVMTQSRGPLLALVLVMLATLRWRRSTPRAMGFAVLLALLAALLLIFTPVGDLLLMRFESLSNESGLRLSIWHHVLAEVGLRPWLGLGFNHELNFINYDGTHISTAHSVYLGTLYKGGVIGLALLALLLGYGLLCALRAFRAGYRLEAAIYLFMLLFIASQGMFMISNPRETWILFWLPLAVVFSAGSRAAPG; from the coding sequence ATGTCTATGCTGTTGATCAAAAAATATTCCAGGCTAGAAAATGTCACGCTGATCATGTTTACGGCGTTTTTATTTTTCAGCACGCTTTTTTGCAACGTCACCAAAGTTAACAACCTGTTCCATCTTTCCTGCGGTCTGCTGCTATTGAGCCTGCTATTTCGCGGTCAGCTTTACCGCGATGCGCAACAGGATCGGGTCACGCTGCGCGGATTAGGCCTGATAGCGCTGATGGCTGTCTATTTTGCCCTTAGTAATATCTGGGGGGGCGATGCGGGGGAGACCATCTCTACACTGACCCACGGCGTTTACCTGATCATCTTCACCTTGCTCGGGTCGCTGGCGCTGCAAAATATCAGCCGGCACACGCTCATGGTCGCGGCGATCGCCGGCGTCACCGTCCTGTCGGTATTTACCATCGCCACCGACGCCAGCAAGGTCATTTATTTGCGCAAAGTCTCCGAATTCAATCCCGGGCCCGACAATGTGATTGACCTGGCCGGCTATTGCGCCATCGCCATTATGCTAAGCATGATCATCGCCCGGGAACGGCGACGCGTCGGTTACCTCCTGCTGGCGGTCATCCCGGCGGTCATGCTAGTTATGACCCAAAGCCGTGGCCCCTTACTGGCTCTGGTGCTGGTCATGCTGGCAACGCTGCGCTGGCGGCGATCCACCCCGCGCGCGATGGGGTTTGCCGTGCTGCTGGCGCTACTCGCGGCGCTATTGTTGATCTTTACGCCGGTCGGCGATCTTCTGCTGATGCGGTTTGAGAGCCTGAGCAATGAATCCGGATTGCGCCTGAGTATCTGGCACCATGTTCTGGCGGAAGTGGGCTTGCGTCCCTGGCTGGGGCTGGGTTTCAATCACGAACTGAATTTCATTAATTACGATGGCACTCACATTAGCACCGCCCATAGCGTCTATCTCGGTACGCTCTACAAAGGCGGCGTCATTGGCCTGGCGCTCCTGGCGCTGCTGCTGGGTTACGGGCTGTTATGCGCTCTGCGCGCTTTCAGAGCGGGATATCGCCTGGAAGCGGCGATATATCTTTTCATGCTGCTGTTTATCGCCTCGCAGGGGATGTTTATGATTAGCAATCCCCGCGAGACATGGATCTTGTTTTGGTTACCGTTGGCGGTAGTCTTCAGCGCTGGTAGCCGCGCGGCACCGGGTTAA
- a CDS encoding GntR family transcriptional regulator: MRLYQEIGQKLRDAIQRGAFKPGDKLPAERDLAAQFEVSRSVVREALILLELEQCVKIRKGSGVYVLPSPESTLTPEPLSDSVSCGVFELLQSRQLMESEIASFAALQANRNDVLELRKAIELEREQLSSDDTDEHFHYLVAAATQNAALVAIMQESWKLRNRSGMWLNQHRDTSDFSARWEWYEDRLRIVQAIQRRDARGAKRAMWQHIENIKNKMLKLADTTAADFDGYMFSSSPLEND, translated from the coding sequence ATGAGACTATACCAGGAAATTGGACAGAAACTGCGCGACGCTATTCAGCGAGGTGCATTTAAACCAGGCGATAAATTGCCTGCGGAACGTGATCTCGCGGCGCAATTCGAGGTCAGCCGCAGCGTTGTCAGAGAAGCGCTCATCCTGCTGGAACTTGAACAGTGCGTCAAAATCCGCAAAGGCTCCGGCGTCTATGTTCTGCCTTCCCCCGAGTCGACGTTGACTCCTGAGCCATTGTCGGACAGCGTGAGCTGCGGCGTGTTTGAGCTATTGCAGTCCAGGCAGCTTATGGAAAGTGAAATCGCCTCATTTGCCGCACTGCAGGCGAACAGAAACGACGTTCTGGAGTTGCGTAAAGCGATTGAGCTGGAGCGAGAGCAACTTTCCTCTGACGATACCGATGAGCATTTCCACTATCTGGTGGCGGCGGCAACGCAGAACGCTGCACTGGTGGCGATAATGCAGGAGAGCTGGAAACTGCGCAACCGGTCCGGTATGTGGCTGAACCAACATCGTGACACCAGCGATTTCAGCGCGCGCTGGGAATGGTATGAAGACCGTTTACGCATCGTGCAGGCGATTCAACGCCGAGACGCCCGCGGAGCGAAGCGGGCAATGTGGCAACATATTGAAAATATTAAAAATAAAATGCTCAAGTTGGCAGACACTACGGCGGCGGATTTCGACGGCTATATGTTTTCTTCGTCACCCCTGGAGAACGACTGA
- a CDS encoding MHS family MFS transporter, whose protein sequence is MMVPFFLLLNTGEQGPIWLGMFLIYCLCNDAMLGAQAAMLSEAFPPHIRYTGMASSRELAGAVAGGTLPFIAIALQSSAGGEWWQIAVYAIALAVLAAVGALLLSHGHHGWKDQPTRHPTAAEY, encoded by the coding sequence GTGATGGTACCTTTCTTCCTGCTGTTAAATACCGGGGAACAGGGGCCTATCTGGCTGGGAATGTTTCTGATCTACTGTTTGTGCAACGATGCCATGCTCGGTGCGCAGGCGGCCATGTTATCGGAAGCCTTTCCTCCCCATATCCGTTATACCGGAATGGCAAGCAGCCGTGAACTTGCCGGCGCTGTCGCCGGAGGCACATTACCCTTTATCGCCATCGCGCTGCAAAGTAGCGCCGGCGGTGAATGGTGGCAGATTGCTGTGTATGCCATTGCGCTGGCGGTACTGGCCGCGGTGGGGGCATTGCTGTTAAGTCACGGCCACCACGGCTGGAAAGATCAGCCAACACGTCACCCAACGGCTGCGGAGTATTAA
- a CDS encoding IS110 family transposase, giving the protein MQILTPVGIDVASQKFDVAVWKGKAAYKSKAFSNTPKGFDALKKWLEPFGDCHICMEATGAYSEPLSTFLADAGYAVSVENPARIKSFGCSELSRNKTDKGDARMIARYCKLHVPVLWQPLPLNERKLKALVNRLINLKNIGNNPSLKQNRELLESIPGIAGALSSTILGYFGDMSRFDSSKAVVAWAGLNPMLQESGLWKGKSRISKVGNAMIRKALYMPALTAMRYNPAIIALKERMNARNKSGKVVVCAAMKKLLQQAYGVLKSGQVFDAGICLAR; this is encoded by the coding sequence GTGCAAATTCTCACCCCTGTCGGCATTGATGTTGCTTCCCAGAAATTTGACGTTGCAGTCTGGAAAGGTAAAGCAGCCTACAAATCCAAAGCCTTTTCTAACACGCCTAAGGGTTTCGATGCGCTGAAAAAATGGCTTGAGCCGTTCGGTGACTGCCATATATGCATGGAAGCAACAGGTGCTTACAGTGAGCCATTGTCTACTTTCCTGGCTGATGCAGGTTACGCTGTAAGCGTGGAAAATCCAGCACGTATAAAATCATTCGGCTGCAGTGAACTGAGTCGTAACAAGACAGATAAAGGCGATGCACGCATGATCGCACGTTATTGTAAGCTGCATGTTCCTGTGTTGTGGCAACCGTTGCCGCTGAATGAAAGAAAGCTGAAAGCGTTGGTCAACCGGCTAATAAATCTGAAGAATATAGGCAACAATCCAAGTCTTAAGCAAAACAGGGAACTGTTGGAATCGATCCCTGGGATAGCTGGCGCGTTGAGTAGCACGATATTGGGTTATTTTGGTGATATGTCACGGTTCGATAGCAGCAAAGCTGTCGTGGCTTGGGCTGGTCTGAATCCGATGTTGCAGGAGTCTGGGCTGTGGAAAGGTAAAAGTCGGATATCAAAGGTGGGCAACGCCATGATACGTAAAGCCCTGTATATGCCGGCCCTGACGGCAATGCGCTATAACCCAGCAATAATAGCGCTGAAAGAGCGTATGAATGCACGTAATAAATCAGGGAAAGTTGTCGTGTGTGCGGCAATGAAGAAACTATTGCAACAAGCTTACGGAGTGCTGAAATCAGGACAGGTGTTCGATGCTGGAATATGTCTTGCAAGATAA
- a CDS encoding Arm DNA-binding domain-containing protein — translation MEPFKFTKSKLSELPAAQKGRQDEYYDNHVRGLRLRVGATGLKTFYAVRKVKSKFIRTALGRFPEISVEQAREMALETLGGIGATGKNPNETRKETQRANVTLSEALELYIETRGSRLKVTTANQYRRLLTNFSCDWLNRPIAKISRDDTQSRHKAITDGLVWFGAKLAKLRKGAGSKA, via the coding sequence ATGGAGCCTTTCAAGTTCACCAAATCAAAGCTCAGCGAGCTTCCTGCTGCACAAAAAGGTCGGCAGGACGAGTATTACGATAACCATGTGAGAGGCTTGCGTCTTAGAGTCGGTGCCACTGGCCTTAAGACGTTTTACGCTGTCAGGAAGGTCAAGAGCAAGTTCATCAGGACAGCGCTTGGCCGGTTTCCTGAAATCTCAGTAGAGCAGGCCAGAGAAATGGCGCTTGAAACGTTGGGTGGGATAGGAGCTACGGGAAAGAACCCAAACGAAACACGGAAGGAAACGCAGCGGGCAAATGTAACACTTAGCGAAGCGTTGGAGCTATATATTGAGACACGTGGAAGTAGGCTTAAAGTAACAACTGCTAATCAGTATAGGCGCTTGCTCACTAATTTTTCCTGTGATTGGTTGAACAGGCCAATAGCGAAGATTTCAAGAGATGACACTCAAAGCAGGCACAAGGCTATTACAGATGGTTTGGTATGGTTTGGAGCTAAGCTGGCTAAATTGCGCAAGGGAGCAGGAAGTAAAGCATAG
- a CDS encoding tyrosine-type recombinase/integrase yields MWGRALRAVYNFAYDNYRDEEGIKLLPEPPTIALSTKRQWHGLVRKNTRIRNHELGRWLRAVDVVREEAEFNRDDHIAAICDALDMALFTGLRRGEVFGLEWDRVNINGGYFWIDKNKYVFASAKGGKITDPRKAIGKIIEQIKSKNNDNEKPINFTCHDAWRTFATIAELSGVGTYVLKRLMNHKSGMSSDVTQGYISFPVEELIGPAKIIECKILHEAGIERNMSSVEKILESLSNEEDLKKLLKDKV; encoded by the coding sequence TTGTGGGGAAGAGCTTTACGGGCTGTTTATAATTTTGCTTATGACAATTACCGTGACGAAGAGGGTATCAAGTTATTGCCTGAACCTCCGACAATTGCATTAAGTACAAAACGCCAGTGGCATGGCCTAGTGAGAAAAAATACTCGTATTCGTAATCATGAGTTAGGGCGATGGTTACGAGCTGTTGACGTCGTCAGAGAAGAAGCGGAATTTAACAGGGATGACCATATAGCTGCTATTTGTGATGCTCTTGATATGGCTTTGTTTACTGGCTTACGTAGAGGTGAAGTATTTGGTTTAGAGTGGGATAGAGTGAATATTAATGGTGGATATTTTTGGATAGATAAAAATAAATATGTATTTGCTTCTGCAAAAGGAGGAAAAATTACTGATCCTCGTAAAGCTATAGGTAAAATCATTGAGCAGATTAAATCGAAAAATAACGACAATGAAAAACCGATTAACTTTACTTGTCACGATGCATGGAGAACTTTTGCGACTATTGCCGAGTTAAGTGGCGTTGGTACGTATGTATTAAAACGCTTAATGAACCATAAATCAGGAATGTCCTCTGATGTTACACAGGGTTACATAAGTTTTCCTGTAGAGGAATTAATAGGGCCAGCAAAAATAATAGAATGTAAAATTCTCCACGAAGCGGGGATTGAAAGAAATATGTCAAGTGTGGAAAAAATTCTAGAGTCGTTATCAAATGAGGAAGATCTTAAGAAATTACTAAAGGACAAGGTATGA
- a CDS encoding helix-turn-helix domain-containing protein — translation MNLQERMTRKEAADYIGVTSATMANWACTGKVKIPYYKAVLKKVIYLKSDFD, via the coding sequence ATGAACTTGCAAGAACGTATGACTCGCAAAGAAGCTGCCGACTATATCGGTGTTACTTCAGCCACTATGGCTAACTGGGCATGCACAGGAAAGGTAAAAATCCCCTATTATAAAGCAGTGCTTAAGAAAGTTATTTATCTCAAGAGTGATTTCGATTAG
- a CDS encoding helix-turn-helix transcriptional regulator produces the protein MTPDQLEIAILLSLGLSQKEIAVIRGVAPKTIEIMLGTIKKKFDFPSLNNLLSLFQVRLVFFALSECKRHSHTRSSSSVDNGDEGGTHV, from the coding sequence ATGACGCCAGACCAGCTAGAGATAGCCATTCTGCTTTCGTTGGGCCTATCGCAGAAAGAGATAGCCGTAATACGCGGTGTTGCCCCCAAGACGATTGAAATCATGTTGGGCACGATAAAGAAAAAATTCGATTTCCCCTCCTTGAACAATTTGCTTTCCCTGTTTCAGGTGCGCCTGGTGTTCTTTGCCCTGAGCGAATGCAAACGCCATAGCCACACCCGGTCTTCGTCGAGCGTCGATAACGGCGATGAGGGGGGGACCCATGTTTAA
- a CDS encoding toprim domain-containing protein — protein MRFSLPGGTYWERLIDQLERFDRKANFGGRYAGQWWSRAAQALTDQKEIWLVEGIFDAISLNQHGVAAVSLMTCHNYPEKALQALAVL, from the coding sequence GTGCGTTTTTCCCTGCCCGGCGGCACATACTGGGAGCGCCTGATTGACCAGCTGGAACGATTTGACCGCAAAGCCAACTTTGGCGGACGTTATGCCGGGCAATGGTGGTCGAGGGCCGCACAGGCGCTGACCGACCAAAAGGAAATCTGGCTGGTTGAAGGTATTTTTGACGCCATCAGCCTGAATCAGCATGGCGTGGCCGCCGTATCGTTGATGACCTGCCACAATTACCCGGAGAAGGCGTTACAGGCTTTGGCCGTGCTGTAA
- a CDS encoding ogr/Delta-like zinc finger family protein yields MQKTARLHPELAVQYCACSNKQCGHTFVQNITFSHTLTPSAKTTDIWLKAAVKGMNSQQRKTLMEFLQQPAA; encoded by the coding sequence ATTCAAAAAACGGCTCGACTTCATCCTGAGCTCGCGGTTCAGTATTGTGCCTGTAGCAACAAGCAATGTGGGCATACCTTTGTGCAAAATATTACGTTTTCCCACACGTTGACGCCGAGCGCAAAAACCACCGACATTTGGCTTAAAGCCGCCGTTAAAGGCATGAATTCGCAGCAGCGAAAGACGCTGATGGAATTTCTTCAACAGCCGGCGGCCTGA